The Plectropomus leopardus isolate mb unplaced genomic scaffold, YSFRI_Pleo_2.0 unplaced_scaffold28535, whole genome shotgun sequence genomic sequence aagaaaataaatatttttaactgaaagtgtgagtaaaaaaataaacatcataaaagAAATACAAGCTTTTGCACTTGACCGGTAGTACGACGACTGAGTACTGTGTGGAAGCAATGTTCTAAGACAAAGAGGCATTTTGAGGTTAATATATAATCTAGCATGATTCCTACAGTCATTTTAAAGAGATCAATAATGTATCGGTCTTACAAACTAAGCATACGTGACTGTAGGTGGGACAAAAGCTCATATAATCAATATGTTGACTCTCGTCTTCCAGATGTGTTTTCACAAACCTTACTCAGCAAGATAACCATAAAAACGAAAACGTGTTCTTGGCCAATCAGATAGCAGAGGGACAGAGTGGGTTTAAAAGGACCTGCAGTGCAGCTGAGCCGACACCGAGGCTGACACGGACACCACCATGAAGGCTTTCATTCTTCTGGCTCTGTTCGCAGTGGCATGTGAGTATGGAGACTAAACgtgttacttttcattttgatcattttatgtatgaggaaaaggttattttctttgaaaagtaCTGCCCTGCAAAAATACACTAAGTTACATTCCGTATTTCCATCAGACGCCGCTCCCATTGAGGATGACAAAATTGTTGGAGGCTATGAGTGCAGAAAGCACTCTGCGCCCTACCAGGTCTCTCTGAACTCTGGCTACCACTTCTGTGGAGGCTCCCTGATCTCCAGCACCTGGGTGGTGTCTGCTGCTCACTGCTACAAGTCGTAAGTGCACACATTagtttccacacacacacattaggcCCACAGTCTTTCTAAAACCCTGTTCCAATGAAATCAGAGATACTGATTACATCTTTATAGGTGAAGTGTCACAGTACTTACATGTAGTTTAACCCTCTCTGCAGCCGCGTCCAGGTGCGTCTCGGTGAGCACAACATCGCCGTCAACGAGGGCACAGAGCAGTTCATCAACTCTGCCAAGGTCATCCGTCACCCCAGGTACAGCAGCCGCAACCTGGACAACGACATCATGCTGATCAAGCTGAGCAAGCCCGCCACCCTGAACAGCTACGTCCGCACCGTGTCCCTGCCCTCCAGCTGTGCCAGCTCTGGAACCCGCTGCCTGATCTCTGGATGGGGCAACACCAGCAGCTCTGGAAGTCAGTAAAACACAACGTAGTCACACCTGGAAGGTCATTTTACCACATGCTGGTGGATGAATACTCACACATGTTGTCATTCTTCCTCTCTAGACTACTACCCTGATCGTCTGAGGTGCCTGGATGCCCCCATCCTGAGcgacagcagctgcaggtccTCCTACCCTGGACAGATCACCTCCAACATGTTCTGCGCTGGATTCCT encodes the following:
- the LOC121938118 gene encoding trypsin-3; amino-acid sequence: MKAFILLALFAVAYAAPIEDDKIVGGYECRKHSAPYQVSLNSGYHFCGGSLISSTWVVSAAHCYKSRVQVRLGEHNIAVNEGTEQFINSAKVIRHPRYSSRNLDNDIMLIKLSKPATLNSYVRTVSLPSSCASSGTRCLISGWGNTSSSGNYYPDRLRCLDAPILSDSSCRSSYPGQITSNMFCAGFLEGGKDSCQGDSGGPVVCNGQLQGVVSWGYGCAQRNKPGVYAKVCNYNSWIRNTMASN